ATCCGATGTATCTGGTTCTACTAAAAAAATCATTGAAACCATTGAGGCGGCAGAAGATGGGTCAGAGTGGGCTATTGGAACAGAGATGAACTTAGTAAAAAGGCTCATTAAGAATCACCCAACAAAACACATCATTTCACTCAATCCTAATATGTGCCCATGCCTAACTATGAATAGAATAGATTTACCTCATCTAGCTTGGGCAATGGACTCTATCTTAAACAAAGAACCGATCCATTTAATTGAAGTCAATGAAAAAGATAAATATTATGCAAGACTAGCACTTGAACGAATGCTTGCAAGAGCCTAAACCGCTATATTTAGCGGTTTTTTTGTTTGGAAGGCTTGCTTTTCATAGGGATCAAATCGGTCATTTTATTTACACATTAGACAAGAATCCTTCATAAATATGAAATCGAATAGACTCTTAATTTGTTAGAAGGCACATAATTTTGTTATTCATTTCATATTTTTTTCTGAGGATGATTAGCAATTTGCCTAGAGTCACATACACTATATGGACGAATGCCTGACAGGAGGGAAATAGATTGAAGATTCACATTGTCCAAAAAGGGGATACTCTTTGGAAAATCGCGAAAAAGTATGGCGTGAATTTCGAAGAGTTAAAGAAAATGAATGCCCAGCTATCAAACCCCGATATGATAATGCCGGGCATGAAAGTTAAAGTACCTGACTCTGGCGGAACGGTAAAAAAAGAAGCTATTGCTCCTAAAGTAAAAGAAATGCCTAAAAAAGAGCATCCACTAGTGGAGCAAAAACCAATTACTCAACCAATCAAAGAAGCCCCGGTAAAAGAAAAAGTTAAAGGTGTACAATTTACTCCAAAAATGCCACAACCAGTTGTTCCTGAGATTGATATCAATAACTATTATATGATGAACATGGCGAACATGTCCGTCACTCAAAAAGAAATGCCTAAAGTTCCGCCAGCGCCTAAACCGGTATTACCTAAAAAAGAAGCGCCTAAGCAAGTACAACCTAAAAAAGAAGTACCTAAGCCAGTGCAACCTAAGCAGGTCCTACCTAAAAAGGAACAAGTTGCTCCTCTTGTTGAGCCGGAATCACCAGAATCACCGCCAATGGTAGCACCAGCTGAAGAATACTGTGTACCAATTTCACCGGTATTACCAGGCTCAGGGCTGTGCCCACCACCACCATGTCCTCCGGGAATGTTACCTGGAATGCACCCAGGAATGCACCCAGGAATGCACCCAGGAATGCATGGATATGGACCGCATGGGATGCCTGCACCATTTGAGCCTCAAGTACAAGGTGTGCAAGCACCTGGATACCCAGCATACTCAATGCCACCAATGCAACAAGGAATGGATTGGGATGAGTCCTCTTCATTTCCAATGCAGTATGGACAAAAGCCACTTATGCCTGGCCAAGTGATGGGAGTTGAAGATGATATGGGTGATGATTATATGCCATACATGCAACAACCGATGATGCAACAACCAATGATGCAACAGCCGATGATGCAACAGCCAATGATGCAACAGCCAATGATGCAGCAACCGATGGCGCAGCAACCAATGATGCAACAGCCGATGATGCAGCAACCAATGGCGCAAGAACCTTTTGCACAGCAACCGACTCAAGCAGAGCCTGTTATGCAACCTTATGGGCAACCATCAATGGTTTCGCCAGCTATGCAACAACCAATGATGCCATATGGCGGACCGGGATTCGGCCCTGGATTCAGCCCTGGATTCGGTCCTGGCCCTGGCCCTGGATTCGGCCCTGGATTCGGCCCTGGCCCATGCTATCCAGTCTCACCTGTAATGCCAGGACCAGGATTTGGTGGGATGCCAATGGGTCCGATGGGAGGGCCTGGATATCCAATGCAATCTCCACAAGTACAAGGAATGTACATGGATGATGAATCGCCAGAAGGATTTAACCAAATGCCATATGGCCAAATGCCGCAGGTTCAAGGAATGCAGGATGACTGCGGATGTGGAGGACCTTCAATGCCTCAAATGATGCCAAATGGTTACCCTACCCCATACTATCCTCAACCAGATGTTTCACCATTTGGAGGTCAAACATCTCCTTATGGGCCGAACCCATATGGTCCTGGGGTCATGCCAAATAATAATGGCCAAGAGTAAACGCCTGTACAAGAAAGGAGACGATCACTATTCCCATCGTCTCCTTTCCTATTTTCAAACGAATATTGAAGATCCCATTGTTCGGCTCCAAACCATAAGGGACCATATCTACAAGATTGA
This genomic stretch from Bacillus carboniphilus harbors:
- the safA gene encoding SafA/ExsA family spore coat assembly protein, which produces MKIHIVQKGDTLWKIAKKYGVNFEELKKMNAQLSNPDMIMPGMKVKVPDSGGTVKKEAIAPKVKEMPKKEHPLVEQKPITQPIKEAPVKEKVKGVQFTPKMPQPVVPEIDINNYYMMNMANMSVTQKEMPKVPPAPKPVLPKKEAPKQVQPKKEVPKPVQPKQVLPKKEQVAPLVEPESPESPPMVAPAEEYCVPISPVLPGSGLCPPPPCPPGMLPGMHPGMHPGMHPGMHGYGPHGMPAPFEPQVQGVQAPGYPAYSMPPMQQGMDWDESSSFPMQYGQKPLMPGQVMGVEDDMGDDYMPYMQQPMMQQPMMQQPMMQQPMMQQPMMQQPMAQQPMMQQPMMQQPMAQEPFAQQPTQAEPVMQPYGQPSMVSPAMQQPMMPYGGPGFGPGFSPGFGPGPGPGFGPGFGPGPCYPVSPVMPGPGFGGMPMGPMGGPGYPMQSPQVQGMYMDDESPEGFNQMPYGQMPQVQGMQDDCGCGGPSMPQMMPNGYPTPYYPQPDVSPFGGQTSPYGPNPYGPGVMPNNNGQE